In the Cylindrospermopsis raciborskii Cr2010 genome, CCGCTCAAACCAGTTTAAACAAGATTTAAAATCTCCTTCCATCCGACTATTATGGCCATATTGATAGTAATTCTGTCACAAATTGTTTAAAGTTATGACAAATTCAAATTAGTCCCTTAGAATGTGTTCAGTCTCCTCCCACCCATTCTGATTACACTTAATTTTTGAATCTCCAACATCCTATGTTCCCCAAGACTTCAATACCACCAACACCACCAAAGCGCTTACCAAAAATTGTATCTTCGGAAAGGGAATTTTCTTGGCAAATAGCTTCTAACTTGCTTGCCAGCTTTAAATACGCTTGGGCTGGAATCAGCTATGGTTTTCAGACCCAGCGTAACTTTCGGATTCATGTAGCTGCTTGTGCTTTCGTGATTGGTTTGAGTATTTTTCTCCATCTTAAACCAGTAGAAATAGCCATAATTAGTATTACAAGTGGTTTAGTTTTAACCTTGGAGTTAGTTAATACAGCCATTGAATCTCTGGTGGATTTAACTGTTAAGCAGACCTATCATGAATTGGCGAAAGTGGCTAAAGACTGTGCTGCTGGTGCTGTGCTTATCTCAGCCATGGTATCACTAATAGTGGCAGTCACACTATTGCTTCCTCCTTTAATACGTTTAATCACAACTATATTCTTATCAGAATGGTAGTTAGTATTTGTAATTAGTTCTTTTAATTAACACTTGTGGGTGCGAATTGTGATTATAGTCATTGATAATTATGATAGTTTTACATACAACTTGGTGCAGTATTTGGGGGAGCTGGCAGTGGAGTTTCCTGCTGCTGCGGATCTAAAAGTTTTTCGTAACGATAAAATTACAGTGGAGGGAATTAGAGAATTAAAACCCCATGGACTAGTGATTTCTCCTGGTCCTGGTCGTCCTGAAGACGCGGGGATTTCCCTGGATGTAATTGAAAAGTTAGGTTCCAGCTTGCCAATTTTGGGTGTTTGTTTAGG is a window encoding:
- a CDS encoding diacylglycerol kinase family protein translates to MFPKTSIPPTPPKRLPKIVSSEREFSWQIASNLLASFKYAWAGISYGFQTQRNFRIHVAACAFVIGLSIFLHLKPVEIAIISITSGLVLTLELVNTAIESLVDLTVKQTYHELAKVAKDCAAGAVLISAMVSLIVAVTLLLPPLIRLITTIFLSEW